In Spirochaetota bacterium, the sequence ATTTTCAAATAATATTGCTGCCTGTACCAGACTATCCAGATCTGCTTCCGTGATCCCATGAGTATGCAATTCTGCATGTTCAGTTGTATTTAAAATAAGATTATATTTCTTTGCAATCTCATCAAGTATTATTATTTCAATTGAAATATCTAAATTATCACCAATTGAATTTCCTATTCGCAGTGCATGGTAAGCAAAATTGTTAGTTAAAAATGAATTTGCATCTAACTTCTTAGCTACTATCTCCGGGACAGCATGTGTAGCCAAATAATTATTCAAAATTTCTAATCGTTTCATTATACTATTCCCCCAAAATGTAAAAATAGACAACTGTTTATACTGTTATTCTTTACAATTAAAAAACTAATCGTGCTATCCTTTAGCATAAGTATAGCAGAACAACAAACATATTATACTATACCTAATAATTTTTTACAACTGAGCCATTTCGCAATTATCATTCAACAATCGCTTTAAAAAAGCAACTAAAATAATTTCATGCTGCGATGGAATACCGCTATAGTATCCATTTTATTTTTTATTTGCAATTTTAATTCGATTATTTATAATGCTATTAAAATTTCCTATTATTTGAGGGGTGTGTATGCCAAAGAAAGAGTACATTTCCGGGACATTTTGTATAGATATCAAATGCACTCATCACAAAGCTCTAGAACAATATACTGGTGATGAGTATTTTAAACAGAAAGCACTTCTGTGTGCTGATTGTTATGCGTGGAAATTTTTCATTTGGCTTAGAGATCATAAGTATCGTATAATACAAACGCTGCCTGAGATCTCTGCCCGTGAGCTGGCTGCACGCATTAAAGGAATTGATCCGGTCAGGGTTGAAGATTTAACCGAAGATGAAATATTATGTTTATAGTGTAAGAACTATATAATATAATTACTATTTAACAAAATTTGCATTTTAAATGGAGGAGTATGATGGTGCGCACTATTGGAATAGTCATCGTTACAATTATAATTATAGCAATTTTGCTTGATGCTGTTGTATCCATACTTTCACGACCACAATTAGGAAGAAAAGCATGTCAGGCTGCAAATATCCCTTACAAAACAGTTATTGCCCACCGAGGTGCTTCATACTGGGCGCCTGAAGAAACATATTTTTCGTATATGATTGCAAAAAATGTAGGCGCTGAATATCTGGAAATGGATGTTCAACGCACCAAAGATGGTGTTATTATTGTTTTTCATGACGATACCCTCAGTCGTATAACAAATATAGCGCAGGTGTTCCCCGCAAGGGTTAATGACCCCATAAACAGTTTTACCATAGCCCAATTAAAACAATTAGAGGTTGGCAACTGGTTCAATTCATCGTTTCCCGAAAGAGCTAAGAAATCATATGAGGGCACTAAAATATTGACCCTAGACGAAGTTATCGATATTGCACTATCAGATGGGCAATTACATCCATTATATATCGAAACAAAAAGCCCAAAAAATTTTCCTGGTATTGAAGAACAACTGGTCCACATACTTAAAACGCGCGGCTATATACGTAACGCTGAAGATAAAAATAAATCTCCAAATGCACCTGTAATATTTCAATCATTTGAAATAGAAAGCTTACACCTTCTTAAAAAATATGCCCCCCAGGTTCCGCGAGTTTATTTGATTGATGAGGATATGGTAAGCCAAAAAGGTTGGGATACGATTATACAGGAAGCAAAACAGGCACAATGTGCTGGTCTTGGACCATCGGGATATCTTGGCTGGCCGTGGATAATAGGCAAAGCTCACCGTAATGGAATGCTTGTTCATATATACACTGTTAATAAAATATGGCAATTCCGCCTTTTAAACTGGTTTGGTGCTGACGGTTTTTTTACCGATAGATGCGAATTACTAATGGAATATTATGTAAAACCGCATAAGAAACCATTTAATGAAATTTTATCAAGCATTGAATAAACGGTAAAGCTTTTCTTTACATGTGGGTTTTTGTTTTTTAAATTGTAATATTCATAACAAATAATCACCAGTATATATGCGCATTTTACATTTTTATTCTTATACATCATGATCTATAAACAAGGATTATGCTTCTACAAAAAGCTATATGATACGCAGCAATTGACCGATATGTAAACTGGTATGGTATATACATTTTACTTGACTATCAATATATTATTATATAATTTAAAAAATACTATTTTGTTTTTTATCCTTCAGACAGGAGATGTTTAATGAGTGAATGGTCAATAGCTGGCAGAGGAATATTAACACCCGACAAGTTCATCAAAAAGACAAATATCGTTGTGAGCGACGGGATAATTGAAAAAATTGATGGAAAAACTAATTTTTCCATTGAAGTTGACGGCATAATTGTTCCCGGTTTAATAAACAGTCATGACCATTTACTTGGTACATATCATCCTAAAGTTGGTAATGGTCCTTATGAAAATTGGCTCCCGTGGGATAATGATCTTAAGAGCTCTCCTATATATGAAGAACGTCAGCAAATTGAAAACCGTGACCTTTATCTTTTAGGTGGTTATCGCAATCTGTTAAGCGGTGTAACAACCGTTTCTGATCATATACCCCATTTTGTAAATGATCCGTTCATTGATATACTTCCCGTTAAAGCTTTAAAAAACTATGCACTGGCTCATGCCGTTGTTTCCTTTGCACTTGCATGGGGGGATGGTATAACAACAGAATATCAAAAGGCTGTTAGGGAAAAAATCCCCTTTATCACTCACTGTGGCGAGGGTTTTGATGATGAAACCCGACATGACATCGACACCTTAGAACGGTTGGGTGCACTTGGCGAATATACGGTCCTTATTCACGGGATAGCGTTCACTGAAAATGATATCAAACGTATAAAAAAAGCTGGAGCCTCAGTTGTATGGTGTGGTGACTCAAACATGTATATGTTCAACCGCACAGCAAATGTAAAGCTCATGTTGGACCATGGTGTCAATGTATGTATAGGTACAGACTCCCCTATGTCAGGTGGCGAGAATTTACTTTACGAGATAAAATTTGATCGCAAATTATACAAAAAGCTATATGGCCAGGAATTGAGCGATGAAACAATAGTTAAAATGATTACTGTGAATCCGTCATATGCTTTTAAACTACCTGACCACGGTGCTATCAAGCCAGGTAATGTTGCCGATTTTATCGTCATATCCCGCATAGAGGATAATCCTTACTCGTCTGTAGTGAACGCTCAACTTGAAGATATTGCACTGGTAGTAATTAATGGCAAGCCAATGTATGGCGACAGCTCATATAAAAAACTCTTTGACTATAATAGAGTTAAATACCAAGAAATAATCTTACGGAACAGGCATAAACTGGTTGTTGGGGATTTATTAGGATTGCTGCGGAGAATAAGCAAAGCAGTTGGCTATAAAAAGGAATTCCCGTTTATTCCAGTTGAATTTGATATATAACTGTGTGCGAGGATTTTTATGTCAAATGGTTCACCAACTCAAGGTATTACCACACGAACCTACAAACCAGGATCAATTGTTTATTTTGAAAACGATAAAAGTGAAAATATTTATATTCTTAAATCTGGTCTAATAATCTTAACATCACAGAAGCTGGAAACTGGAGAAGAAGTAAAAGAAGAAGTACGGCCAGGTGAATTTTTTGGTGTTAAATCAGCACTAGGACGATATCCTCGTGAAGAAACCGCACAGGTTATCAAAGAATCTGTTGTTCTGGTGTTGACTCTTGCTGATTTTGAGCGACTTATTTTAAAGAATGTTAATGTAGTTATGAAAATGCTCAGAATTTTTAGCAACCAGCTCAGACGAATAGGCAGGGCAGTACGGGAAGTATTGGGGGAAACAAGTACCATAAACCCCGAAGAAGAACTTTTTAAAATTGGAGAATATTATTATAGAGCTGGACGTTTTAATCAGGCCCGATATGCATATAATAAATATCTTGAATATTACCCAAATGCAAAATATTCTGATTTAGCCACAAAAAGAATACGAGAGATAGACTCAGGTCAGGCTGAGTCAAATATTGCTCCTCAACCCACAAAACGTAAAGAGGTAGAAACAACAGAAGAACTAAAAGATTTTACTCTCGACGATGATATCCATCAAGCAAAAGATTCCGTAGTAGACGAAATGGATGATTTTTTAGGTACTGAGAATGCACAAGAACCGGCTTTTGACATAGATGAAAGCCCCAAAGGGGATATTTCTTCAATGTTTTATGATGCAATGAGCCTCTATTCACAATCAGATTATGAAGCAGCACTACAGCTTTATAAAAAAATCATAGCCCAAAAATCATTAAAAAATGATGCAGAAAATAAAATTTATCAGAAAGCCCACTTTGAAATAGGGCGTACATATTTTAAAATGGGACAATATAACGAAGCAATTGAGGCATTTTCACTCTTAATGAAGAAATTTCCACAATCAGACCTCAATGTAAATGCATTATACCATTTGGCAATGATTTACGAAGTTAAAAAACAATTTGATAAAGCAAAATCATACTATCAAAAAGTTATTTCACTAGCTGCCAAAGAGGAAATTGGCAAACAGGCTTCAAGGCGATTAAAAAATCTTGAATCACGGTAAAGGTATGCTATGTTACTTGATGAAAAGCTGTTTGATAAATTTGGCGTAGAATACGAGCCCAACGATATAATTTTTTGCGAATTTGAGCCGGGAAATGACTTTTATTTTATCCAGTCTGGAAGAGTTGAGATTGTAAAAATCATCAATAATCGTGAAAAAACCCTTGATATACTAGGCCCCGGGGATGTTTTCGGTGAAATGGCAATTCTTGAAGAAGAACCCCGATCAGCCTCAGCAATAGCTATAGATCACGTCAAGCTATTGCGTTTCAGAAGGGAAAATTTTGATGCATTGATACAAGGTAATCCGCAACTTGCATATAAGCTGCTGGTTATTTTTTCAAAACGTATATATGATGCTAAACGAAGGCTCATGATCCTGTTGCTTGATGACCCACAGTTGAAAGTAATGGATGTAATGAATATGTTAGCTGAGCAGGATCCTCATCTGGATGTTCAGGAACCTGTTACCTTGCGTGTCACAATGCAGGAAATTGCAAACTGGGCTGGCATGCAGATAAACGATGTGCAAAAAATATTGACACATCTTAATAAGTTAGGAAAAATTGAATTATTCAATGACAGAGTGGTGGTCAGAAATATAAGGGACTTTCAGCGGCTGGTAAATTCACGCCGTAAAAGCATGTATGCATAAGCTCCCGTAGCTCAGGAGGATAGAGCAGTAGTTTCCTAAACTATGTGTCAGAGGTTCGAGTCCTCTCGGGAGCAAAGCACATTCATACGCATAATAGCGGGCATATCCCGCTGTTTTTTTTCAGGGGTATTTACTATGGAAGAACGATTGCAACAAATTATAAACCGGTATAACGAAGTTGAGCATGCTATGGCTGATCCAAAAACGGTAAGTGATCAAAATTTATTTAAATCTCTCACTAAAGAACATGCCAAGCTAGCACCCATAGTTCAAAAATTTAATGAATATATTAAAATCAAAAAAGAAATTGAGGATATCACCATTGCTTTAAAAGGGGAAAAAGATCAAGAAATGATAGCTCTTCTGGAAGAGGAGATTTCCCAACTTAAAAGCAAACTTCATGATATTGAGGAA encodes:
- a CDS encoding glycerophosphodiester phosphodiesterase family protein produces the protein MVRTIGIVIVTIIIIAILLDAVVSILSRPQLGRKACQAANIPYKTVIAHRGASYWAPEETYFSYMIAKNVGAEYLEMDVQRTKDGVIIVFHDDTLSRITNIAQVFPARVNDPINSFTIAQLKQLEVGNWFNSSFPERAKKSYEGTKILTLDEVIDIALSDGQLHPLYIETKSPKNFPGIEEQLVHILKTRGYIRNAEDKNKSPNAPVIFQSFEIESLHLLKKYAPQVPRVYLIDEDMVSQKGWDTIIQEAKQAQCAGLGPSGYLGWPWIIGKAHRNGMLVHIYTVNKIWQFRLLNWFGADGFFTDRCELLMEYYVKPHKKPFNEILSSIE
- a CDS encoding amidohydrolase family protein, encoding MSEWSIAGRGILTPDKFIKKTNIVVSDGIIEKIDGKTNFSIEVDGIIVPGLINSHDHLLGTYHPKVGNGPYENWLPWDNDLKSSPIYEERQQIENRDLYLLGGYRNLLSGVTTVSDHIPHFVNDPFIDILPVKALKNYALAHAVVSFALAWGDGITTEYQKAVREKIPFITHCGEGFDDETRHDIDTLERLGALGEYTVLIHGIAFTENDIKRIKKAGASVVWCGDSNMYMFNRTANVKLMLDHGVNVCIGTDSPMSGGENLLYEIKFDRKLYKKLYGQELSDETIVKMITVNPSYAFKLPDHGAIKPGNVADFIVISRIEDNPYSSVVNAQLEDIALVVINGKPMYGDSSYKKLFDYNRVKYQEIILRNRHKLVVGDLLGLLRRISKAVGYKKEFPFIPVEFDI
- a CDS encoding tetratricopeptide repeat protein — its product is MSNGSPTQGITTRTYKPGSIVYFENDKSENIYILKSGLIILTSQKLETGEEVKEEVRPGEFFGVKSALGRYPREETAQVIKESVVLVLTLADFERLILKNVNVVMKMLRIFSNQLRRIGRAVREVLGETSTINPEEELFKIGEYYYRAGRFNQARYAYNKYLEYYPNAKYSDLATKRIREIDSGQAESNIAPQPTKRKEVETTEELKDFTLDDDIHQAKDSVVDEMDDFLGTENAQEPAFDIDESPKGDISSMFYDAMSLYSQSDYEAALQLYKKIIAQKSLKNDAENKIYQKAHFEIGRTYFKMGQYNEAIEAFSLLMKKFPQSDLNVNALYHLAMIYEVKKQFDKAKSYYQKVISLAAKEEIGKQASRRLKNLESR
- a CDS encoding Crp/Fnr family transcriptional regulator — encoded protein: MLLDEKLFDKFGVEYEPNDIIFCEFEPGNDFYFIQSGRVEIVKIINNREKTLDILGPGDVFGEMAILEEEPRSASAIAIDHVKLLRFRRENFDALIQGNPQLAYKLLVIFSKRIYDAKRRLMILLLDDPQLKVMDVMNMLAEQDPHLDVQEPVTLRVTMQEIANWAGMQINDVQKILTHLNKLGKIELFNDRVVVRNIRDFQRLVNSRRKSMYA